The Prevotella melaninogenica nucleotide sequence ATGAGGGGGAAGGAGAATTTCCAAGGAATGGAAATGCCGTAAAAACTTAAATATTTACTTTTAAAAACAAAACAATTATGAAGATTAAACTCCAAAAGAAAAAGAATCCGCAGAAGCGGACAGAAGAAAAGTATTATGCTAATCCTGTAAATCTTGGTAAGAAAACCTTGCGGGATATTGCGCGCGACATTGCGGGGCGTTCTTCGCTGACACGTGGCGATATCGAAAACGTGCTGGCGAACTTTATGGATTGTCTGCCTCATTATCTCCGCGATGGCTTTAGCGTGCAGTTGGGCGAGTTTGGCACGATGCGCTTAACACTGTCAAGCGAGGGGGCCGCAACGGAAAAGGCGTTTAAGACAGAGACTATCAAGCCGCGCGTAACGTTTACACCGGGCGTAGAACTGAAAGCTGCGCTGCGCGAAAACTCGTATGAGACGGTGAAGGAGGAAAAGTCGGGCGGAAAGGAAGAAGGGGGCGGAAAGACTCCCGGACCTTTGCCAGGGTAG carries:
- a CDS encoding HU family DNA-binding protein yields the protein MKIKLQKKKNPQKRTEEKYYANPVNLGKKTLRDIARDIAGRSSLTRGDIENVLANFMDCLPHYLRDGFSVQLGEFGTMRLTLSSEGAATEKAFKTETIKPRVTFTPGVELKAALRENSYETVKEEKSGGKEEGGGKTPGPLPG